TCGCGATTTTCGGTACCTTTGTGACGATTTTTATCTTAGTTTTCCTTTGGACTATCGAGCAGAAATTAATTAAGAAAATGGGAAGTTTGGCCGCGCATGACGTGGACGAGGATTAAGCAATTCTTTTTGCCGTTCGGCATATTGGCCGGCACGATTATCGGAGCCGGAGTTTTTTCCTTGCCTTATATTTTCCGGTTTTCCGGCATCAGCCTCGGGCTGATCTATCTAGTGATCGGGTCGGCGGCCTATATCGTGGTCTATCGGATGTACGCGGATATTGTGCGTGAAACCCCCGGCGACCACCGGTTCGTCGGATATAGCAGGATCTATCTGGGGAACCGGATTGGCTGGCTGGCCATACTGATGACGATTATTGAAAGTATCCTGGTACTTACTATCTATCTGGTTTTGTCGGAAAGTTTTGCCCATCTGCTTGTCCGCGCCGGCGCCGGAGTGGAGAAGATAATTATTTTCTGGTTTTTGGCGTCCGCGGCCATTTTATTGGGACTCAAAAAGATAGCGAAAATAGAACTGGCTATCACGTCCGGGATACTCGCCATTTTCGCCATTGTTTTTTTCTTCGGCGCTAAAAATATCGGGGCGCTTTCCGTTGTTGATATTGTTCCGGTTTGGGGAAATCTGTTCTGGCCATTGTCCGCGGTGCTATTCTCACTTTCCGGAAGGGTGGCCATCCCGGCAGTGGTTAAATTGGGTGGGCCAACGAACAAAGTAATTTTTTGGGGAGTTGCCGTTCCCGCTTTGGTTTACGGATTGTTCGCATTTAGCGTAATCGCTATTTCTCCAATCGTCACCGAAGACGCGGTCACCGGTTTGCGGGCGGGGATCCCTTACGCAGTTTCCTGGCTGGTAGGCGTGTTGGGAATTTTATCGCTGATCAGTTCTTACATTACGGTCGGGTATGATGTGGAAAAGAGTCTGGAATATGATCTCCGGACCCCTTATACTCTGCGCTTCGCGATGGTGATGTTTGGGCCCATTCTGCTTTATTTCGGAGGCCTGAAGGATTTTTTGTATCTGGTTGGTCTGACGGGAGGAATTTTCATAGCCCTGGAAAGTATTTTTATCGTTTGGATGTGGTTGAAAATGAAAGGCAGGAGAATGTCGGTGGGGGCGGCCGCTTTGATAGTTTTGTTTGCCGTGGCGCTTGGCTATGAGATACTTAAAGGACTACTTTAGGTATGAAAAACTATAACAACATCAAAGCCTCTCTTTCCCGAAGGGCCACTGAAGAATTTAAGGCTGTTGCCGGAGTAGTTTTGTGTAAAACTTGCGGAGCGGCGTATCACAAAAAATCTTGGAGGCACGGAATTGAGAAATTTAATAAAGCGGAAACCGAGAGTATTTCGTCCGGGAAAAAAGATGTTCCTGTAAAATTTGCGCTTTGCCCAGCCTGTCAGATGATTAAAAATAGGCAGTACGAAGGGCGGATTACCATTAAAAATCTTCCTCAAGACTCAGAGCAATCACTGAAGGAATTGGTTGGGGGATTTGGGAAGCGCGCCTACGAACAGGACCCGATGCATCGCCTGATTGAGATGAAGAAAGATGGTAGTAATTGGGTTATTACTACCACCGAAAACGAGATGGCCAATAAAATGGCTCACAAAATAAAGACTTCTTTCAGCCACGTAAAGTCCCGTACGCATTTTGCCGGCGATCCGAGCGATGTGGCAGAAATTACTATCGAATTTTCCTAAGTATTCATTTTATATATTCCTAGCCTCGATTCCATTTGGGGCGAGGGTTTTAGTCTATCAATTCACGACGGGTTTTGATGAATATGAAACAATCTTCGTTTATTTGAGCGATATTTTAATGGTTTTGTTCCTGGTTGTCGCGGCGCAACATTCTAACATTCTGCAGAATGTTAGAATGTGGGCCGGGGAGAACAAAGCTCTTGGCGTATTTTTATTTTTCGTATTCTTGTCGGTATTCTGGGCGCTATCCCGCGAGATAGCACTTTATAATTTTGTTCGATTGGTTCTGCTCGCGACCACAGCATTGGTTACGGCAAAGCTATTGTACGCCGGAGGCGGATCATTCTCCGAAGGAAAAACCAGAATAGTGAAATTTGAGGGGATTCTAGCGGTATTAGCCGCGTCGTCAGTCGTCCAGTCGTTAGTTGGGATTATCCAGTTCATTAAGCAGGAAGGTCTGGGTCTGGCGCGTCTGGGTGAGCCGCTGATCGGGCCGAATGTCGGAGGGGCGGCAAAAATTATCGCTGAAGGCGGGAAGATCCTGCGGGCTTATGGCACACTTCCTCATCCAAACGTGCTGGCGGCCTTTTTAGTAATCGGGTTGCTGGCAATATATTATTTCTGGCTTTGTCGGCCGAGCGAACTGGCCCCGTTAGAGGCCGCGCCCGCGCTTGCGCGCCCGAAGGGCCTTAGGGGCGGGCTGCCTCTAACGGGGTGGAATACTTTAGTTAGTGATGTTTTCTTTGGAGTAGGAATTTTTATAATTATTTTAGGACTCACCCTCGCTTTCTCCCGCGCGGCTTGGATTGTAGCCGACCTCGCTACGCTGGCGGTTTTGCTCCACGCTTTTATCTCTAGGAAGAATTGGATTCAGGCGGTCCGGCTGACTATTTTGTTGGCGGCAATTACGGTTATTTTATTTTCAGGATTCAAAAATTTTATTTTACCCCGTGCCCAGATTAGCCCCAACGAACCGGCGGTCACACAGAGAATCGGCTACAACGATATTGCCCGAGGCCTGATAAAAGATAATTTGTTGGGAGTAGGCGTCGGCAATCAGGTTTTGTATTCAGTGAAAAATAATATATATCAGCAGGCTGGCATGAATCAGGCGTGGCAATGGCAGCCAATCCATAATATTTATTTATTAATGGCTTCGGAGATTGGAATTTTGGGGTTAATTGCCTTTTTATTGTTTACCGGCAAACTTCTGATTTCTGTTGCCCCAGTCGTCAGTCGTCAGTCGTCAGTCGTCCCGTTTATAATGCTTTGCTCTTTGCTGGCGCTGGGTTTATTTGACCACTTCCTCTGGACTCTCCAGCCGGGGAGGTTAATGTTGTGGTTGACGATTGGGCTGGTGATGGGTTTGAATATCACAAGTAAGCGCTCATAGCTCAATGGTTAGAGCACGGGCCTCCGAAGCTCGGGATTGTGGTTCGATTCCACATGAGCGCACAATTTGTTATGTTGTTAGCAGTTCTTTCGAAGGAGGATTGCCGTGGCCACCACAGAAATTCTAAAGGGTGTCGTGGATCAATGGTATGAAACCGGCTCGGAGGGGGTTTGTTGGGTTTTTTACAAAGACGGAAAGAAATCTTGGGGGAAGGCGGTCGAGTTTCTTGAAGGAGGAGACCGACTGAAGATTTTCGGCGAGGACGGGAAGGCTGTTGTTTTTGATGGGAAAATCGTTCCGAACTATCGGATTGGCTGGAAGAAGTATCCGATGAACCCAAAACATGGTCAGCCATGCGCCTTGGGCTATTGGATACATTGGACGCAAAAAGGCTGGAAGCCCGACGACTGGGCAAGATTGTTCATCAGGACTCAAAACCAGAAACCGTTCCGCGCGGAGTTAATTAAAAAAGCGACATAAGCCCCGCCACAACGGGGCTTTTTTATTCGGCGGGTTTTGTGATATAAAGTAAGCGTTCTTTAAAGGAGGTAAGAATTGACCGACCATCTCCCGAGGGGCGACCTCCGAGAGTATAGGAGTGAGTCGCGGCGCAAGTGGCTAATCTTGTGGATTATGTTGGCGGTCTTCGCGATGGAGTTGCTTGGCGGCTATTTTTCCCACAGCCTATCGCTACTCTCTGACTCTTGGCACGTTCTTTTGGATGGCTTGGCGGTCTTGGTGGCGATTTGGATAGATTGGAAAGTTTCAAATAACCACGCAGCCGAAGATCGCTGGAGGACTCGCGGAGTGCGGGCGCAAGGATTTCTTTTGCTGATTATTGCCGGCTGGATTGCCATTGAGGCTTGGCGACGGATGTCAGGTCAAGAATCAATCGCCTCCACCATGATGATTGTCGTAGCCTCCATCGGAATGATTGCAAATTATTTTCAGCACCGCATCCTCACGAAAGGGAAGGAAAATTCCACCCGCACAAGCTTAGACGTCCACATTCTTTTTGATCTGGGCCAGAGCGCGGCGGTTGTGGTTGGCGGCATCCTGATTGCCATCAGCGGAATTCTGGCAATTGATTTGATTGTTTCCGGAATTCTGGCGACTATCATGATTATTTCCGGCCTGTTGATGTTTTTCATACCAAAACTGTTTGGCCATAACCATAAACATCATCATTAAAACTACTCGGTTGAGTAGTTTTTTTATTTTTCAGGAGATAGACTAAGATAATTCAATGAACAAGGCAGATCGGCTTA
This bacterium DNA region includes the following protein-coding sequences:
- a CDS encoding O-antigen ligase family protein, giving the protein MPAIRAMWQKLLSNFPKYSFYIFLASIPFGARVLVYQFTTGFDEYETIFVYLSDILMVLFLVVAAQHSNILQNVRMWAGENKALGVFLFFVFLSVFWALSREIALYNFVRLVLLATTALVTAKLLYAGGGSFSEGKTRIVKFEGILAVLAASSVVQSLVGIIQFIKQEGLGLARLGEPLIGPNVGGAAKIIAEGGKILRAYGTLPHPNVLAAFLVIGLLAIYYFWLCRPSELAPLEAAPALARPKGLRGGLPLTGWNTLVSDVFFGVGIFIIILGLTLAFSRAAWIVADLATLAVLLHAFISRKNWIQAVRLTILLAAITVILFSGFKNFILPRAQISPNEPAVTQRIGYNDIARGLIKDNLLGVGVGNQVLYSVKNNIYQQAGMNQAWQWQPIHNIYLLMASEIGILGLIAFLLFTGKLLISVAPVVSRQSSVVPFIMLCSLLALGLFDHFLWTLQPGRLMLWLTIGLVMGLNITSKRS
- a CDS encoding cation transporter produces the protein MWIMLAVFAMELLGGYFSHSLSLLSDSWHVLLDGLAVLVAIWIDWKVSNNHAAEDRWRTRGVRAQGFLLLIIAGWIAIEAWRRMSGQESIASTMMIVVASIGMIANYFQHRILTKGKENSTRTSLDVHILFDLGQSAAVVVGGILIAISGILAIDLIVSGILATIMIISGLLMFFIPKLFGHNHKHHH